One window of Triticum dicoccoides isolate Atlit2015 ecotype Zavitan chromosome 5A, WEW_v2.0, whole genome shotgun sequence genomic DNA carries:
- the LOC119303167 gene encoding MADS-box transcription factor 34-like, with protein sequence MGRGKVVLQRIENKISRQVTFAKRRNGLLKKAYELSLLCDAEVALVLFSHAGRLYQFSSSSNMLKTLEKYQRYIFASQDAAVPTTDEMQNNYLEYMELKARVEVLQRSQRNLLGEDLAPLSTIELEQLEGQVGKTLRQIRSRKTQVLLDEMCDLKRKEQILQDANMTLKRKLGEIELEATPDPPQQPQQQQMWQGDRGVPPHTPPQPEHFFQALERYPSLQPVFRGMDVNQPPPAWMA encoded by the exons ATGGGTCGCGGCAAGGTGGTGCTGCAGCGGATCGAGAACAAGATCAGCCGCCAGGTGACGTTCGCCAAGCGCCGCAACGGCCTGCTCAAGAAGGCCTACGAGCTCTCCCTCCTCTGCGACGCCGAGGTCGCGCTCGTCCTCTTCTCCCACGCTGGCCGCCTCTAccagttctcctcctcctccaa CATGCTTAAGACCCTCGAGAAGTACCAGAGGTACATTTTCGCTTCCCAAGATGCTGCCGTGCCGACTACCGATGAGATGCAG AACAACTATCTGGAGTATATGGAGCTGAAGGCAAGAGTTGAGGTTTTACAACGCTCACAAAG GAATCTCCTAGGCGAGGATTTGGCTCCACTGAGTACAATCGAGCTTGAACAGCTTGAGGGTCAAGTAGGCAAGACCTTGAGGCAAATAAGGTCAAGAAAG ACTCAAGTACTGCTGGATGAAATGTGCGACCTGAAGAGAAAG GAGCAAATATTGCAGGATGCAAATATGACCCTGAAAAGAAAG CTGGGCGAGATCGAGCTGGAGGCGACACCTGATCCCCCgcagcagccgcagcagcagcAGATGTGGCAGGGCGACCGGGGCGTGCCGCCCCACACGCCTCCGCAGCCAGAGCACTTCTTCCAGGCCCTAGAACGCTATCCTTCCCTGCAGCCAGT ATTTCGTGGCATGGATGTGAACCAGCCGCCGCCTGCATGGATGGCATAG